cctctgTCCTCCCAGCCATCCCCGGGAACTCAGTCCAGCACCTGTTGCCTCAGGGACTGAGACCACTGACCCCCAAGTCCTTGAGCATCATCCCCTCTGGCTCTTCCCAGGAGACCCCAGCACCCAGGACTCGCTGCGCTGGAGGGCAAACACGGACCGCGCCTTCCTCCGCCACGGCTTCTCACTCAGCAACAACTCCCTCCTGGTCCCCACCAGTGGCCTGTACTTCGTCTACTCCCAAGTGGTCTTCTCTGGGAAAGGCTGCTTCCCCAGGGCCACCCCCACTCCTCTCTACCTGGCCCATGAGGTCCAGCTCTTCTCCCCCCAGTATCCCTTCCATGTGCCTCTCCTCAGCGCTCAGAAGTCCGTGTGCCCAGGGCCACAGGGGCCGTGGGTGCGCTCGGTGTACCAGGGGGCTGTATTCCTGCTCACCCGGGGAGACCAGCTATCCACTCACACAGACGGCATCTCCCACCTGCTCCTCAGCCCCAGTAGTGTCTTCTTTGGAGCCTTCGCTCTGTAGAAACAtccagaaagaaacaaatagGCTTCAAGGCCTTCTCCCCATTTTGCCTCCATTCTGACCACTTCAGGGGTCACCGCACCTCTCCTTTGACCATTCCAACAGTCTTGAGTCTTCTCCCCGCCCGGATCTCAGCACCTGGAGCTTCCAAAGAAGGAATTCTAGGCACACCAGGGGACCAGACCTCCCTGGACCACCCCAGATGCTCAGCCGAGGACTCCAAGCCTGCCTCGAAATGCCCACCCAGATCCCTTCCTTGGCCCTGCCCATCTAGGGGGCCTCGTCCTGGACATGGAGAGGGGAGCTGACACATGAGGGAGCTTGGGTAGATGACTAAAGGCAGGGAGGGGGGGGGCTTATTTATGAAGGGAAaacaattaaattatttatttatggagcATGGAGAGAAGGGAATAATAGCGAGACATCAGAAGAAAGAGCTAATACACCCAAGAGATGACAAGTGAGAGGGCGTGGGCACAAGGATGACCCAGTGGGAGAGAGAAAGCATGGCTCTGAGGGAACAAGGGGTTCTGGAAGGAAGTGAAAAGCTCTTAAGAGCCAGCTGCTGCTTACTGGACACCCCAAAGGGAGATGTCTGACCCTCAATGAAgccaaataaacttttttctgAAATGCTGTCTGCCTGTATGTCTACTGTGGAGGGGAGAATTCCCCAGATGTTTCTGAGGAATGGAGGGAGGACAGGAATCAGAGCGGCCTGAGGGGCTCTGGGGAAACGCTGTGGGCTCACGGGGTGGGGCAGCCAGCTCgctgcagaggaaccagaggataAGCTGAGAAGACAGAGGTAGGTCCAAGGTCTGGAGAAGCGGGGGTCGGGGTCCCCCTGAGGGATGGGGGTTACAGGAGGCTCCTAAGGAGCACTGACAACACTAAAGAGAGTTCAGGATGATGGGGGGAGCATGGGGCCCCCCTGGAAGACATGGCCATGCCAGGGCCCCGAGAAATGGGACAACCTCCAAGGCTGGGGGCTGGAGAACACCAGGAGCATTTCAGGAGACCTGGCCACACACACGGGGGCTCTCAAGGGCAGTGCTGTCTCCAGGAAAATGGAGGGAGCAGGGATTTTTTGGGGATACATGGCCACACACAGGGACTCTGAAGGGGGAGGGCTCTGTGCAAAAGTTGGGGAGTCACATTCCCTTGGAAACCAAGACTGAAACCAGCCTCAGAGGTTCAGTGAGTCCCTGGTCAGAGTGAAAGGAGAAGCCCAGCCGTGCTGGAGTTCATGAATTCCCAGCGTTACTTTCAGCCCCTGGGGCTGTCCCAGGCTTGGACCTGCCATCCGCCCCCAGTTCTTGCAGAGCCTCAAGCTTCCCTTTCTCCAGCTCCTCTCACCCCCCAGGGCCCCAAACACACATCTCAGGACCCAGCACAGCTTCCTCTGAGTTTTCTCTCCATGAAGGACTCAGCTTTATAAAGCCCCTCCCATTTCTAATTCTGCCCCTA
The sequence above is a segment of the Capra hircus breed San Clemente chromosome 23, ASM170441v1, whole genome shotgun sequence genome. Coding sequences within it:
- the LTA gene encoding lymphotoxin-alpha, with protein sequence MTPPGRLCLLRVCSTPSLLLLLGLLLALPLEAQGLRGVGLTPSAAEPAHQQLPKPFTRGTLKPAAHLVGDPSTQDSLRWRANTDRAFLRHGFSLSNNSLLVPTSGLYFVYSQVVFSGKGCFPRATPTPLYLAHEVQLFSPQYPFHVPLLSAQKSVCPGPQGPWVRSVYQGAVFLLTRGDQLSTHTDGISHLLLSPSSVFFGAFAL